The genomic segment CCTCGTTGGATATATGTTTCCGCTGTTCTGCGGAGATAGGTACTTTTATGCATGCTGTATGGGATTGTCCtgttatagcttttttttttggagCGAGGTGATGGGGTTTTTAGCGGATAATCTAGATTTCCCCTTCCTGCTTACACCAGTGGTGTGCTTGTTGGGAGTTCTCAATGAGGTGGTACCTGGGTCGCATAGACGTACAATGATCCGTTTCTTGCTATTCTGTGCCCGTAAGGTTGTTGTGATGACGTGGAAGGATTCGTCCCCTCCCCCTTTATCTCGCTGGCTGAATATGGTTAGTAAATATGTCCCATTGTACCAAGCTTTGTAAGAGTCGTAGGTGCCTGAAAAAATTTGATAAGGTGTGGCTTTTATTGGATGTGTCGGCTGACCTTCCATCCGGAACTACTCAGTAACTTTTTTAACTAAGGTATTggcactgcagggggggggggggggggggggcttgggggaGTTCGGAGTCACTGGGACATGTGGTAGTGTGAATGTTAACTTGTCTGTCGGTGTGGGGCTTCTCTGGACGCGCATGGGAAGGCTCTCTCACTATGTGTATGATTACCTTTAGTTGTCTTCTCCCCGTCATTATGATGGCGTTGCCTTGTGGCGCAACAGAAGCAATGGTTGGGTGCTACACGTTATTGTTTGGTTGTatattttttgcactaaaattcaataaataaatacttaacaaaacaaaaacaaaggacAGCTGCCAAGAACTCTGTGAGTAGTAAGAGATAGGAGGGAAAAATTGATTTACCTTTCTGTCACCATTTGGACCCTCTGATGAAGACAGAGAGGATCAGAGTGCAtgcagcccctctctctccttgcATAGCACTAACTAAGCTCCATCCCTATGTTCTGTCTTGGTCTCTTTGCTGCTATAGGCAAAATTCCCCTAGCAATAGCTCGAGGACAGCAGTTTGCATGGATGTGAGACAGCTATTGacttttaaagggttattccaggcaaaaacattttatcccctatccaaaggataggggataagatgtctgattgtgggtggcccgctgctgggacccctccgcaatctccctgcagcacctgcattctatgcgggagctgcgtctccagttttggaaacctccggggccaccacgccccctcccatagacatgaatggagggggcgtggcgtgacgtcacgtcccggaagtctccgaaactggagatgcagcttcCGCGTAGAATATGGATGCTGCAGGGaggtcgcggggggtcccagcagtgggcccccagcgatcagacatcttatcccctatcctttggatagtggataaaatgtttttgcccggaatacccctttaaagctttcttTCTAGGGTgaggagtcatttttggtaaatgaagCGATTTCCAAATATTTTAGGAATCACCCAGACTAGAGGGAATATACATAGTGGGGGGAtgcacaaaatcagtatgttacCTTTTCAATGTATTTCTTTATTATGGCTGGCATAATAAGGTGGACTCATAAATGAAGATTTATGGTTAATAAATATTGCTGCATGTTCACAGAAATAATTCAAAATCTTGTATAAATTAATCTATGCTGGAAAATACGAGTTCAACTTGTGAAaagatattttatttaatttatttaaattaaacatatgttaaaggaaatctgtcatcagtatcacctgcactaacccatcatacaggcttgtagtgcaggtgatactgatcaaaatgatacaatGTCCTGAATGGTCCAGCCGTTGCGCAGTTAtcgctgtttttctttttatgtaaatgaggtcCCTCAGGCACGGGCGGAGCTAGGACCGGAGCTCTGGGCACCCCATGCCATGTTCTGCTGAGTCAGCGCTCCACTCGGCTCATCAATATGCATGGCCTCCCTCCCTGCTCTGGCGGCAGGTTTTCGCCACGGCACATGCACCACTCCCAGAGTACACCCAGAAGCGGTGTCAGTTTCAGCCTCATTAACCCTCATACTTCACTGCTGGctgtgagaatgaggctggaacTGACGCTGCTTCCGGGTGTACTCTGGAAACGGCGCATCCGGAGCTACGGtcctagctccgcccatgccccaaggacctcatttacaaaagaaaaacatataaGGGCGCAACGGCTGGAccattcaggacattgtaagtatcattttgatcagtatcgccAGCACTACACGCCTGTGTTACAGGATATTGCGGGTGAtaatgatgacagatttcctttaacagaaTGAGCAAATAATTCAACATGTAGAAaatgataaaaaggaaaaatggcCTTAGGATTTATGGTATGTTGACTATATCAATGTTTACAACTGGGGTTGATTTAAAGTATTAGCCAATGAGAGTTTTTCGAGAACTACTAATGTAGAATGTTTGTAAGGTACAGCTTATAGTAAGGTCTGACACATCTCACGCACATGTAATGAAGAGGTTTATGAAAACTGTCAGGACTGGAGATATGCCCTAAGGTAGTGATCATGTGGGTAGAGATTATTTTGGACCTCTTGGCGAGTATTTCATCAGCTGCTTTTCAGTTTTAGCATAGGAAAGGCAACTTTTTGGCAAAGTTTGTGTTTCATGTCCCATAACTAGATTCTCAGGATTTGGATTGCACGGCTGCTGGATCTTCTAGTTTCTGAGCTGCTAGTTTCTGAACAAGCTCCTCTACAGCAATTTTAAACACAGGAGTGGGATCCTAAAGCACAGAAGAAATGGATGACAAGTTAATTTGATGATCTTGATTTAAATGAGAACATAGGAAAAATCTTTGTATGGATACCTATTAACAGCTATATAATTTATAATGCCTACCATTACATTATAGGCACGTTTGTACTGTATATTAATTGTATTCAGAACTTAAGGTTCTACAAATTATGAAATGGAAAGTATACCACAACAGTAATACACATTAGTGGTAAGTAGCGAAAGACGATGCACTTTGTTCAAACACTAtatccaaaaaatataaaatatatatcacaTAAATCCCAATTCCAGTAAATACGTACCTTCTTTTCTAAAAGTCTTTGTTTTTCTACAGCTTCTTCTAAGGTTAAACCAACCCATTCAGCCTCCTCCAATGGAATTTCATATTCCTGGGAAGGAAATAAATAGTTCAGacctatctcctatccacaggataagtgacTAATTGCTGGGGGAAACCGGTGCTGGGACCCTGGATACTTATCCATCCTTGGCACACACTCTCTGGTGCCCACCTTCCCGGGCAAGCCCAAGTGCAGGCCCATTTAGCCAATCGCCGGCTTAGGTGAGACATCACTGCAGTTTTAGGCTCCATTGTATTTAACATGTACCATAGACTACAGAACTATGTAAATAGTGTACAATAAGGGAGATTTACAAGAGGTAAAGAAAAGTGGAGAAGTCTCCCAATGAAATCAGATTGTCTCTTACTTTTTTGGGCAGCAAAAAATTACAGCTGGAATATGTTTGTCACAGGCATATGCTACATTAGGACCTAAAGTGAAAGATTAGCTGTACTGATATAGCATTAGATGGAACTGCTCCAAAATCTGGTAAATGTAAAACCTTTGATGGCAGACACCAATGCCGTGTGTGATCAGTCTTATTGGTTCAACTAGTAGCATGCATACCTTGTATTTGTTGTAAATCTGTTCCCTCTTTATTGAGTCATCAGGGTGAAGACTTGGATCTTTTTTTGCGAGGCGCATCAGCATTGCCCTTTTTAATTCCATTCCCAGCTTTGAATGCAAATCCCTCTGTGGGGTCTAGAATACATAGACATGAACAGTGGTACAATAAGCATTGAAGAAAGCGTATACTTGTAGCCAAtcatcttaaagtgtacctgtcatcaacaaaaactttttatataatgtatataataccattaccatatatatatatttgtaatataccgtatatactcgagtataagccgacccgagtataagccgagacccctaatttcaacccaaaatcccaggaaaagttattgactcgagtataagcctagggtgggaaatacctcatccccccgtcatcatccagacccgtcattaacatcctcatcatcatccccttgtcatcatcccacacatccccccttcatcatccccttgtcatcatcccacacatccccccttcatcatccccttatcatcccgcacatccccccttcatcatccccttatcatcccacacatccccccttcatcatccccttgtaatcatccccaccccccttcatcatccccacacccccccttcatcatcctcttctcatcattcgccctcagtggtcttcaacctgcggacctccagaggtttcaaaactacaactcccagcaagcccgggcagccatcggctgtccgggcttgctgggagttgtagttttgaaacctccggaggtccgcaggttgaagaccactgcggccttcaacatcatccagccccctctcaccccctttagttctgagtactcacctccgctcggcgctggtccggtcctgcagggctgtccggagaggaggtggtccggtgaggaggtggtccgggctgctatcttcaccgggggcgcctcttctccgcgcttccggcccggaatagatgcgttgccttgacaatgacgcaaatgacgcacctctgcgtcgttgtcacggcaacgtgactattctgaggccgggcccgaagcgcttagaagaggcctccccggtgaagatagcagcccggaaccactatcccaccggaccacctcctcaccggacagtcctgcaggaccggaccagcgccgagcggaggtgagtactcagaactaaagggggtgagagggggctggatgatgttgaaggccgcagtggtcttcaacctgcggacctctagaggtttcaaaactacaactcccagcaagcccggacagccgatggctgcccgggcttgctgggagttgtagttttgaaacctctggaggtccgcaggttgaagaccactgcgggtgggggagttcactcgagtataagccgaggggggtgttttcagcacgaaaaatcgtgctgaaaaactctgcttatactcgagtatatacggtacataggtaaaaaaatatgtatatttttgtccctgcagctattgcctgtgtgtctctattaggagtccaaatacaggaagtgagggtggacaagcagggctctgtgcaccgagggcaagcagggctctgtgcaccgagggcaagcagggctctgtgcaccgagggcaagcagggctctgtgcaccgagggcaagcagggctctgtgcaccgagggcaagcagggctctgtgcaccgagggcaagcagggctctgtgcaccgaggacaagcagggctctgtgcaccgaggacaagcagggttctgtgtagtgagggcaagcagggctctctgcactgaggacaagcagggttctgtgtagtgaggctctgtgacatgctacgggctcacacatcaggatgattgacaagccaagagcctgcacagagccctgcttgtcctgccctcacttcctgtatttggactcctcatagagacacacaggcaatagctgcagggatagaactttttttagatacattttttaaccaatgtatattacaaatatacatataatggtattatctacattatataaaaagtttttgttgacaacaggtacactttaaatgtttCCAGGTTTAAGatctgttcattttatcatgcagCAATTTGTCCATTAGGACACTGATAACATCCGCACAGATATGTGCAATACACTCAATGACAAAAATAATATAAACCCAAGGAGTTGTTGGAATTTAATGAAACTTCATATGTGATTACAATATTAGAGTGAAAAAAAAGGTTTATTGGGGAAAACTGTACAACTGAAAGGAGGTCCTGAAATCCTGCACACTTGTAGGTTGCTGAGGCTGGGCCCATAAATGTTCAACCAATGATAAATCTGGTGACCAGTCAGGCCAAGGAAGTGTTGCCGTCTGATAAAGACATTCCTGGGAAACCCTTTCTGTGTGTGAGCATTATCCTACTGAAAAAATCCCTGCATGAGCGGAAACACATGTGACCACAGAATGTCCTGTACATATGGCTGAGCTGTCATATCACTATTAGAGGTGACAGAATGTCATATGTGATGGCTTCCCAGGTCATCACACCAGCGGTGGGGGCAGTGTGTCACTCTATAGCAAAGGTAGAACTGAAGCTCTTACCATGAAGCCTCCATACCCTAACCTGACCAGAACCTGGATTTGTTGCTAAAGAAAATACGGATCCAGTGCAGGTTTCTAATTCACAAAACCATTGCAAACAAAGGCGGCAACAAATTGCCTTTAGCTATGGGCCTAGAAATGGTACCGGTCTGGATGGAGGACACGGGGACTGTCAGAGCTGCTCGTGGTTACTGGCAGATCTAATGATCATCTTTATTGGTGGGCTGATTGAAGCCTGTTTGCTGTCGGTGCTCTTACCTAACCACTGCTACCAACACCTCTTAACATCGCCTAGATGGTGGGCAATTCAGCAAAATGACCATTCTGCTTCTATCAGTCCAATGATGCGCACCATCTCAAATCGCATTCAACGATCTCTCACAAAGGGGTACACTAGCCAAAAGTAGCCTTCTTGTGGCCAGACCCAGTGTataatcatttacatatctgtataggAAAATCAGCCATGAATATTGCTTGTAATTTATTAGAATAAAACATACAAAATGGATATACATACCAACAGGTAAAAGCCCTGAAGGAGATTTTTTTCATAAGGATTATTATTATGGCATATGGATGTAATAGAGTGGGGGCTCTCTGGAACCTAGTTTGTTTGAGTCAGCATAGTCAGCCATTCATTAGTatgcccagcatgtacggactgcTCCAATGTATGCATATGTATGATAACTTACTGCAGCTTCCTCTCTCCATTATACAAGACAAAGAAACTGCAAAGAGAACCCAGTCCTGGCCATATAGCTAATTACTAATAAATTATCATTTATAGCTTTCTATAAAGGAATAATTTCCAGCCAGTGGCTCACACTCTCAACATGCATCTAAAATCACAAGGAGATGCGGTGGACGGCCGCCCGTTCATGCAGCACCTGGTTATGTAAAGCTCTGCAGAGCGAGATGGCACTTTTTAATAGTGGGACCCATCTAGGCTTTTgaggcctgtcaatcccttcatcagtggtcttgaacctgcggacctccagatgttgcaaaactacaactcccagcatgcccggacagccatcggctgtccgggcatgctggatgttgtagttttgaaacctctggaggtccgcaggttgaagaccactgcggccttcatcatcatcatcatcatcatccagccccccccccccccttttgttttttactccccgccactcggcgggaagttagggtgagctggtccgggccatctatgctgcagggactctgtcttggtggggaggattagtcgttgcgggctgtccattttcaccgggggggggggggggggatcttctccgcgcttcgggcccggccccgaactagtgacgttgccttcacgacgacgcacagggacgttcatgcgcaacgtccctgtgcgttgtcgtcaaggcaacgtcgcagcatagatggcccagaccagctcaccctaacttcccgtcgaggggaggggagtagtacaaaacaaaaggggggggggggctagatgatgacgaaggccgcagtggtcttcaacttgctgGGAGTAATGACGGGgcctggatgattacatggggggggatgatgtatttcccaacctaggcttatagttgagtaaataacttttcctgggtttttggggtctcggcttatattcgggttggcttatactcgagtatatacggtatgtataaatatatctgcATATGTATAAAGAAGGCCTAAGACAGATGCATATGAAATGGGCTCTGGCCGTGCATATCTCTTGTAGACACACAAGATTTGCTAATGGGCAGATACAAAGCTGTTTTTAAAAATAAGGTTTTATTTACAGGTAAGAGTAAATGTTTTATGTTAGAACTGCATGTCAAGGGCTCTTCTCACACCATGTCAAGAGTGCCCATTATATACCCTAGCACATGTGCTAAATATATCCATAAACGACCCCCcataaaccccctcccccccccccccaataccggACAAAAAGAGTGTAATTTTTTCCATTGTTCAGGTGTTTATGTGCAATTGCTGTATGGAATATTGTAAACTGCTTTTCCATTTGACACATAATGAGAGTTTACACATTACAGATGCCATTCAGAGGCACATGTCACAGAACTCCATTACAGGACACTGCAAGATACAGTGTAAAAAGAATCTAAGCCAAACAAACATAAAACAGATCTTCCCAGGGAAAATTttgtacattactatatacaaatGAAATGTACAATGCATTCGGAAAAATCTTTTGACTATTTCACTTTTTTCCCTTTGTTATGTTACGGCTTTGtgctaaaaataaatgaatatgtttatgtcagggctctggctcaacaacaacaacaacatagaGCTGTCCCTACGCcaatcctgtgttgtcttggttgTGTGCTCAggttcattgtcttgttggaaagtCCCCCTTCAGTCCAGTCAGGTTTTCATTAACAATAACTatgttattttagcacaaggccgcaacataacaaaatgtgaaaaagtaaaagggtctgaagactttttgAATGCTATATTATCTacatcatgtttaaaggggtactccatcgcttagacatcttatcccctatccaaaggataggggataagatgcctgatcgcgggggtcccgccgctggggacccccgtgatcttgcacgcagcaccccagttaaaatcagtccccggagcatgttcgctccgggtctgattaccggcaaccacggggccggcggcatgtgacgtcacgctccacccctcaatgcaagcctatgggagggggcgtgacagctggtcgccggtaatcagacccagagcgaacatgctccggggactgattttaactggggtgctgcgtgcaagaccacaggggtccccagcggcgggacccctgcgatcaggcatcttatcccctatcctttggataggggataagatgtctaagcgccggagtacccctttaaaggaagaaGGGTTTAGAATTACTAGTTTACCAGTTCATCCCTCTTATATGCAGCAAAATCTGACAATGAACGAACAACTGATACACACTATCCAGTCGTGGGGCGCAATGCATGAAACAGCCTGCACTGTTATATTGTCTGTCAACCCCATCCAGCCGCCATAAACAGGCCAGGGTGGCCCCTGATCTGGGCAAAGGTGTGGGACCTACATCTATTAATTGGTTCACATATCCTGTGAATATGCAATAATGTCAAgaagggaatacccctttaagaccgttGCTTACCTTTAGGATATAAAAATCGAAACCATATGCAGCATCGATAAGATCCAGAGTCCTCATTGTAACAGGTATAGGAAAGGTTTTATCCAGAATTTCACTGTACAGCTGCCGAGTGAACAGCTGAGGCCTCCAAAGTGCCTTTACTCTTGCAGAAAGCTATAAAATATGGTAAAAAATGGAGAAAAGGAAAAACATTAGAATTGTGTTACTCACTGTATATTTTATACTTTGTTGTGTCTTTCTGACTATCTCCTAAGGTTATTTAGCCTGTTTATAGGTTTGGTATCACTAGGACACCAGTCAGGCAAGAAGATGatcttgccagaaagttaaacagatttgtaaattatttctattttaaaatcttaatccttccagtatctatcagcttctgtatgctccagaggaagttcttttctttttgaatttcatttctgtctgacacctctgtccatgtcaggaactgtccagagcaggagaaaatccccatagcaaacctctcctgctctggacagttcctgtaatgtacagaggtgtcagcagagagcactgtggtcagacagaaaggaaattgaaaaagaaaagaacttgctgtgtattatacagcagctgataagtactggaaggattaagatttttaaatagaagtaatttacaaatcggtttaactttccaccaccaatttaataaaaaaaaattatgttttccagcagagaacccctttaaccccttaaggacggactgattttttacctcaatgaccaggctctttttttattttttttttatttgacatgtatctctttataaatggtaataactttagaatgctttttctgagcagagcaattctgagatagttttctttgtgacatattgtactttatataagtggtgcatttttgttgacacatgcagcattttttgtgaaaaactcctaaatattgtgaaaaactggtaaatttcttgcttttttttatagtgtacactgtgtggtaaaagtgatgttatatttattctgtgggtcagtacgattatggcgatacccattttctATAGCTTCctatgttcttttttcttttctgagcaaaattctttttctatcattcattttccaacagccgtaacttttttatttttcggccgacaccattgagtaagggcttattttttgcggtatgagctgtactttttattggtataatttttgtgctaccttttgattttttttattcgcCTATTtgaaccaaaattggcgaattttgcgtttttttttatgttttttttttttttacggcgttcaccgtgcgggatgaTTTacaatatagttttatagtatacGTCATTACGCACGTGTcagtattat from the Hyla sarda isolate aHylSar1 chromosome 8, aHylSar1.hap1, whole genome shotgun sequence genome contains:
- the MRPL28 gene encoding 39S ribosomal protein L28, mitochondrial, giving the protein MPLHKFPPAIWKSLKLKEGIYARLPAHYLKSLNDTEKPTPVHWKPHGYKYKLNPETGQRERVQDVPVLPYFPPEADEGLWGGEGWISGYRYANNDKLSARVKALWRPQLFTRQLYSEILDKTFPIPVTMRTLDLIDAAYGFDFYILKTPQRDLHSKLGMELKRAMLMRLAKKDPSLHPDDSIKREQIYNKYKEYEIPLEEAEWVGLTLEEAVEKQRLLEKKDPTPVFKIAVEELVQKLAAQKLEDPAAVQSKS